A segment of the Salminus brasiliensis chromosome 5, fSalBra1.hap2, whole genome shotgun sequence genome:
CATGGCGATGTCACGGTGGGGAaggagggtggtggtggttgagTCTCGGACTTAGTTGGTGAAGGTTTCGTCAAtcttctgcttcatcttctCAAACTGCTCAGAGAACCAGTTCCTGAGGGGAGCCacagagaaaacaaacagtAGTTAGAAGGACAAAAGTGACAGCAGACAACAATGACTGTGTATAATTTCTGCATTTTTAGGAGATCAGATTTAGATTAAGCCTAAGATAAGACTAAGAAAAAATTACCAGTGCCAATTCATCACTGACACTGAAATTTAGTCCCAGACTAGACTTAATCTGTGTTTGAGAGACATGGTTTTAAAAGTATTTCATCTTGATCACAAATGTATTGCTTGTGAATGCTCTTCGGTATCAAATGTTAAAGCACTTATGATTTTATGGGCCGTTTCTTGCCACAAGGGGTCCCATGAGtacccatttatttattttatgcattATGCTTATCATTTCACTGCCTACTGTTCATGCATATTACATTGTAATTATTAACTTGCGTATTATTTACATAGGCTGTATAGTTGAAGTACATGTGTAATAGTTTATTACTATATCATTCATTATTCCATGCAGAATAGTGGTAGCTGAAGTGGCTGGGGGCCATTAGGCTGCATACTGCTTACCCCCAATTGTTCAGAAACGGTCATGGTTGTTTATATAGTTTGGGAGATTTCTTTCTTTGGGCataaaaaaatgttctttaaattaTGATCAGAATTGAaagtaatttaataattaactaCAGTACATTCACAAGGAAGTATTTGTGTAATTCTACTGTAACTCATTTTGTAGTAATAGCAACAGTGCATGTACCTTTACTCAGGTTGTGTTACAGGGGTGTCCTATAATAAGCAGCATTACAGGAGAGTACATGCCTTATGTACTCAGACGTacatcttgtgtgtgtgtgtgtgtgtgtgtgtgtgtgtatgcacatgtAGTTTTACCTGGTCTTGGTGGCGAACTCGCTCTGCTCAATCTCCTTAAAAGTGGCCATGGTCTTGTCGGTCAGATCTGATCCAAATTCCTTGATTTTTGAATGAAAGTTGGCGAAGTGCTGCTCTATTGTGGGCTCCTCCTGGGCCTCTGCGTtgacagagaaacagaagatTGCATTAGAGGCATCAGAGGAATCGTGGAATCGATTCGCTCGAACGATTCGTGACTCCTAGTGACTCCTAGTGATTCTTACCAGCGTGCGTGGCCAGCACGAGCATCAAAGCGGCAACGGCGAGGTACAGTCTCATAGTGGCAGCTTTCCCTGGAACAAAGTAGAAGAAAATGGACACATATATTTAGATATTATACACAAATCAGATGCTGCAGAGGCTGAGGACATTACGGTGACAACGAATatgctaaaaaaatatatatgaaagtGATTCATTTGCGAGTCAAGAGTCGTTAaggaagttagctagctagctagctcgctaCGCTAGCACAAACAAACGCCGCgctatttgtttttatttattaatgtatttaatttcgctaatttccttttctttttcactcCAAAACGCAAATGCCATCCTAAAATCACTTTATATGTATTCTGAATATATCTTAATTATGTaatagttagttagctagtttagctatctagctagcattAACGACGGTTTCGGCTCTCACTATGGCGCGGAGCTGCCTCCTAGATGTCGCCAAACACAGCGTTTGTGCCTTTCCTCCTGCAAAACACGTAGCTAACACTTTCTAAAGAAGCTTTTACCCCTCATTTGGTATTAAATTGATGCTAATTAAGCTGAATGCTAGCTATGTGTAATCAGTAACACGCTACAGTACTGTCATTGCTAccgaaaacaaaacaaaaaaagatctagctagccagccagctaacTCAGAAAAGCAGAGCCCCGCAATGCCAGAATGCAGTATAGCTACTTGTACCTGTTTCGTCCTCTTCCAGAAAGAGAAGTTAAGAGCATAAAGGCAGACAGACGGCTTGGCTCTATATAACAACCTCCTCCAGCTGACGTCATCACAAAAACACCacctctgacccatcaaggcctCCTGTGAAGCTTACGCAGTCTTGATTGTGCCATCCAGCCTGTCGAACTTCTGTCCTTCAGGGATAAGGATGTTttttgtgatgtgtgtgtgtgtgtgtgtgtgtgtgtgtgatattgcACAAGCACCATGCATTTGTGTGGAcaagctttatttttatttattttatttttttaggttTATTGGGCTCTGTTCACTAAATGTGAATTAATAGGACGTGTGGGACATGTGTAGTGCTGCTAACCTTTGAGACTCGTATCTCTGTCATATCATCCATGGACGGTGAAATGTGCCTGCTTGCATGCCGGTGCGTTGAGTAGTATGAAGTCCACTTGTTATCGGAATCACAGTGACCTAAAGACACAATTTATCTTGGTACCCTGACTTGACAACCTCCTATCCCAGTTTGGA
Coding sequences within it:
- the apoc1 gene encoding apolipoprotein C-I yields the protein MRLYLAVAALMLVLATHAEAQEEPTIEQHFANFHSKIKEFGSDLTDKTMATFKEIEQSEFATKTRNWFSEQFEKMKQKIDETFTN